One genomic window of Elaeis guineensis isolate ETL-2024a chromosome 2, EG11, whole genome shotgun sequence includes the following:
- the LOC105045663 gene encoding putative glutamine amidotransferase GAT1_2.1 isoform X1, which yields MVSSQLSQILPRVLIVSRRTVRKNKFVDFVGEYHLDLIVGYGAVPVIVPRVSGVHMLLDSFEPIHGVLLCEGEDIDPSLYEAGDISSLSPEEVEEVRRLHVSDTAIDREKDSIELRLAKFCLERNIPYLGICRGSQVLNVACGGTLYRDIGKELARKCKPEDATVHMDYDNYDGHRHSVRVVEDTPLHSWFRESLEQGRMEIEVNSYHHQGVKMLAERFVPMAFAPDGLIEGFFDPDAYNPEEGKFIMGLQFHPERMRRPGSEEFDYPGCPAAYQEFVKAVIAYQKKVNSSMNLKDGPKLDEVMEKKRKIIIRSFSLAKHMYISGHDMPPSKEQDLKAGAEFLESNTVLSLQQEKRLKQMGATVRNASAYLERLKMNERREMAARSVMGKMSIEQLSELLSFYHTIGQICSEVLEKKLMAG from the exons ATGGTTTCCTCGCAGCTGTCTCAAATCCTCCCCCGAGTTCTCATTGTCTCTCGCCGGACCGTCCGCAAGAACAAGTTCGTCGACTTCGTAG GGGAATATCATCTTGATCTTATAGTCGGCTACGGGGCGGTCCCGGTGATCGTCCCTCGAGTTTCCGGCGTCCACATGCTCCTCGACAGCTTCGAGCCGATCCACGGCGTCCTCCTCTGCGAGGGGGAGGACATCGACCCCTCTCTGTACGAGGCGGGTGATATCTCCAGCCTCTCCCCCGAGGAGGTCGAAGAGGTGCGCCGCCTCCACGTGAGCGACACCGCCATCGACCGCGAGAAGGACTCCATCGAGCTCCGCCTCGCCAAGTTCTGTCTCGAGCGCAACATCCCCTACCTCGGCATCTGCAGGGGCTCCCAGGTCCTCAACGTCGCCTGCGGCGGCACTCTGTACCGGGACATCGGAAAGGAGCTCGCCAGGAAGTGCAAGCCGGAGGATGCCACCGTCCACATGGATTACGATAATTATGACGGGCACCGGCATTCCGTGAGGGTGGTGGAGGACACCCCACTGCACTCTTGGTTCCGGGAGTCGTTGGAACAGGGGAGGATGGAGATTGAGGTCAATAGCTATCACCACCAAGGGGTGAAGATGCTGGCGGAGCGGTTCGTTCCCATGGCGTTCGCCCCAGATGGATTGATCGAAGGCTTCTTCGATCCCGACGCCTATAATCCTGAGGAGGGCAAGTTCATCATGGGCTTGCAGTTCCATCCGGAGAGAATGAGGCGGCCGGGGTCGGAAGAGTTTGATTATCCAGGATGCCCTGCAGCTTATCAG GAATTTGTTAAAGCAGTGATCGCTTATCAGAAAAAGGTCAATAGCTCGATGAATCTGAAAGATGGCCCGAAATTGGATGAGGTaatggagaagaagaggaagattaTTATTCGAAGTTTCTCCCTTGCGAAGCATATGTATATTTCTGGACATGACATGCCCCCATCCAAAGAACAAGATCTTAAAGCAGGAGCAGAATTCCTTGAG TCAAATACAGTATTGAGCTTGCAGCAGGAGAAGAGGCTGAAGCAAATGGGTGCGACGGTGAGGAATGCATCCGCGTATCTTGAGAGGCTTAAGATGAATGAGCGACGGGAGATGGCGGCAAGGAGTGTGATGGGGAAGATGTCCATTGAACAGTTGTCCGAGCTGCTTTCTTTCTATCACACGATAGGGCAGATATGCTCAGAGGTGTTGGAGAAAAAGCTAATGGCCGGTTGA
- the LOC105045663 gene encoding putative glutamine amidotransferase GAT1_2.1 isoform X2 produces the protein MLLDSFEPIHGVLLCEGEDIDPSLYEAGDISSLSPEEVEEVRRLHVSDTAIDREKDSIELRLAKFCLERNIPYLGICRGSQVLNVACGGTLYRDIGKELARKCKPEDATVHMDYDNYDGHRHSVRVVEDTPLHSWFRESLEQGRMEIEVNSYHHQGVKMLAERFVPMAFAPDGLIEGFFDPDAYNPEEGKFIMGLQFHPERMRRPGSEEFDYPGCPAAYQEFVKAVIAYQKKVNSSMNLKDGPKLDEVMEKKRKIIIRSFSLAKHMYISGHDMPPSKEQDLKAGAEFLESNTVLSLQQEKRLKQMGATVRNASAYLERLKMNERREMAARSVMGKMSIEQLSELLSFYHTIGQICSEVLEKKLMAG, from the exons ATGCTCCTCGACAGCTTCGAGCCGATCCACGGCGTCCTCCTCTGCGAGGGGGAGGACATCGACCCCTCTCTGTACGAGGCGGGTGATATCTCCAGCCTCTCCCCCGAGGAGGTCGAAGAGGTGCGCCGCCTCCACGTGAGCGACACCGCCATCGACCGCGAGAAGGACTCCATCGAGCTCCGCCTCGCCAAGTTCTGTCTCGAGCGCAACATCCCCTACCTCGGCATCTGCAGGGGCTCCCAGGTCCTCAACGTCGCCTGCGGCGGCACTCTGTACCGGGACATCGGAAAGGAGCTCGCCAGGAAGTGCAAGCCGGAGGATGCCACCGTCCACATGGATTACGATAATTATGACGGGCACCGGCATTCCGTGAGGGTGGTGGAGGACACCCCACTGCACTCTTGGTTCCGGGAGTCGTTGGAACAGGGGAGGATGGAGATTGAGGTCAATAGCTATCACCACCAAGGGGTGAAGATGCTGGCGGAGCGGTTCGTTCCCATGGCGTTCGCCCCAGATGGATTGATCGAAGGCTTCTTCGATCCCGACGCCTATAATCCTGAGGAGGGCAAGTTCATCATGGGCTTGCAGTTCCATCCGGAGAGAATGAGGCGGCCGGGGTCGGAAGAGTTTGATTATCCAGGATGCCCTGCAGCTTATCAG GAATTTGTTAAAGCAGTGATCGCTTATCAGAAAAAGGTCAATAGCTCGATGAATCTGAAAGATGGCCCGAAATTGGATGAGGTaatggagaagaagaggaagattaTTATTCGAAGTTTCTCCCTTGCGAAGCATATGTATATTTCTGGACATGACATGCCCCCATCCAAAGAACAAGATCTTAAAGCAGGAGCAGAATTCCTTGAG TCAAATACAGTATTGAGCTTGCAGCAGGAGAAGAGGCTGAAGCAAATGGGTGCGACGGTGAGGAATGCATCCGCGTATCTTGAGAGGCTTAAGATGAATGAGCGACGGGAGATGGCGGCAAGGAGTGTGATGGGGAAGATGTCCATTGAACAGTTGTCCGAGCTGCTTTCTTTCTATCACACGATAGGGCAGATATGCTCAGAGGTGTTGGAGAAAAAGCTAATGGCCGGTTGA